From Cytophagia bacterium CHB2, a single genomic window includes:
- a CDS encoding glyoxalase — protein sequence MKSQSQHTKIRLFLSFLVIAWLAPSRFSFSQEAVNAVEAIGLTVSKLDRALDFYTSVLPFSKVSEVEVAGEAYEHLQGVFGLRLRVARLQLGEEFIELTDYLAPEGRPVPVDMRSNDHWFQHIAIVVSDMDKAYAHLRRHNVQHASTGPQRIPDWNQAAAGIRAFYFRDPDGHHLEIIYFPVGKGDPKWQSKGQGANGKNELFLGIDHTAIVVSNTEESLKFYCDLLGLKVAGESENYGTEQEHLNNVFGARLRISGLRAATGPGIEFLEYLAPRDGRPTPLDIRANDLIHWQTTLVVANADAMLQRLRQSGARFVSPAATVTMPAAELGFRKGGLVRDPDGHALRLVER from the coding sequence ATGAAGTCACAAAGCCAACACACGAAGATCCGTTTGTTCCTCAGCTTCTTGGTGATCGCCTGGCTGGCACCGTCGCGATTCTCCTTCAGTCAAGAGGCTGTCAACGCAGTCGAGGCGATCGGGCTGACGGTCTCAAAACTGGATCGCGCCCTTGATTTTTACACCAGCGTTTTGCCCTTTAGCAAGGTGTCTGAGGTTGAAGTGGCCGGCGAGGCTTACGAGCATCTGCAGGGGGTGTTTGGCCTGCGCCTGCGCGTTGCGCGTCTGCAGCTCGGCGAGGAATTCATCGAGCTGACCGATTATCTCGCGCCCGAGGGCCGGCCGGTGCCGGTGGATATGCGCAGCAATGATCACTGGTTTCAACACATTGCCATCGTCGTGAGCGACATGGACAAGGCCTATGCGCATCTGCGGCGGCACAACGTGCAGCATGCTTCCACCGGCCCCCAGCGCATTCCGGATTGGAACCAAGCCGCCGCCGGCATTCGGGCGTTTTATTTTCGCGATCCCGATGGCCATCATCTCGAGATCATCTACTTTCCAGTAGGAAAGGGCGATCCCAAGTGGCAAAGCAAGGGGCAAGGCGCAAATGGCAAAAACGAATTATTTCTCGGAATCGATCACACGGCCATCGTCGTTTCCAACACGGAAGAGAGTTTGAAATTTTATTGCGATTTATTGGGTTTGAAAGTGGCGGGCGAGAGCGAGAATTACGGTACCGAGCAGGAACATCTCAACAACGTGTTTGGCGCGCGTTTGCGCATCAGCGGCCTGCGCGCCGCGACCGGACCGGGCATTGAGTTTCTCGAATATCTTGCCCCACGTGACGGCCGCCCTACTCCATTGGACATTCGCGCCAACGATTTGATTCATTGGCAGACGACGCTGGTGGTCGCGAATGCCGACGCCATGCTGCAGCGCCTGCGCCAGAGCGGCGCACGCTTCGTCTCGCCGGCTGCGACCGTGACGATGCCTGCCGCTGAGTTGGGCTTCCGGAAGGGCGGCCTTGTGCGTGATCCCGACGGTCACGCGCTGCGCCTGGTGGAGAGATAA
- a CDS encoding glucosidase: MNAEKKRLAEARSQKAAWKKWGPYVTERQWGTVREDYSPYGNAWEFVSHDAARSKAFRWGEEGLAGICDERQLLLCFALALWNGRDPILKERLFGLTGNEGNHGEDVKEYYYYLDSTPTHSYMKMLYKYPHAEFPYGWLVEENRRRGKGAPEFELIDTGIFNDDRYFDVFIEYAKAAPDDILIRITAHNRGPEAATLHLLPTVWLRNTWAWGVNGHKPSMGVTARGGIEINQTDLGKRWLLCEGDPRFLFCENETNVKRLYNVEGRGYFKDGINEYVVHGNLAAVNPAQIGTKAAAHYRREIPAGKSATLRLRLSNVAIMADQAFADFDQTFAQRQKEADEFYAEIQAPIKEADAKDVQRQAFAGMLWSKQFYYFDIPRWLNGDPGQPPPPEGRKHGRNHEWLHLNNADIISMPDKWEYPWYAAWDLAFHCIPLAMIDADFAKEQLVLLTREWYMHPNGQLPAYEWAFGDVNPPVHAWATWRVFQIDRKRNGGKGDLAFLERVFQKLLLNFTWWVNRKDAEGHNIFQGGFLGLDNIGVFDRSAMLPTGGHLEQADGTSWMAMYSLNMMRIALELAQHNHVYEDMATKFFEHFLYIAGAMANIGGDGTDLWDQEDEFFYDVLHLPNDAHVPLKVRSMVGLIPLFAVETLEPELLDRVPEFKQRLEWFLNYRPDLASLVSRWHEPGPGERRLLSLLRGHRMKRLLKRMLDETEFLADYGVRALSRFHEDHPYVFQANGNAFTVKYQPAESDSGLFGGNSNWRGPIWMPVNYLIIESLQKFHHYYGDDFKVECPTGSGRFLTINEVANELSHRLTRIFLRDETGRRPVLNYHEKIQNDPHFRDYVLFHEYFHGDNGRGVGASHQTGWTGLVAKLLQPRAMEK, encoded by the coding sequence ATGAACGCGGAGAAAAAACGTCTCGCCGAAGCCCGCTCGCAAAAAGCCGCGTGGAAGAAGTGGGGGCCGTATGTCACCGAACGGCAATGGGGCACGGTGCGCGAAGATTACAGCCCGTATGGCAACGCGTGGGAGTTTGTCTCGCACGATGCGGCGCGCAGCAAGGCGTTTCGCTGGGGTGAAGAAGGCCTTGCCGGCATTTGTGATGAGCGCCAATTATTGTTGTGCTTTGCACTGGCCTTGTGGAACGGTCGCGATCCGATTCTAAAAGAGCGCCTTTTCGGTCTCACCGGCAACGAGGGCAACCACGGCGAGGACGTGAAGGAGTATTACTACTATCTCGACAGCACGCCGACGCATTCGTACATGAAGATGCTGTACAAATATCCACACGCCGAGTTTCCCTACGGCTGGCTGGTCGAAGAAAACCGCCGCCGCGGCAAGGGCGCGCCGGAGTTTGAATTGATCGATACCGGCATTTTCAATGACGATCGCTATTTCGACGTATTCATCGAATACGCCAAAGCCGCGCCGGATGATATTTTGATTCGGATCACGGCGCATAATCGCGGACCGGAAGCAGCAACACTGCATCTGCTGCCGACGGTGTGGCTGCGCAACACCTGGGCGTGGGGTGTGAACGGCCACAAGCCGAGCATGGGCGTCACCGCGCGCGGCGGCATTGAAATCAATCAAACCGATCTCGGCAAGAGGTGGCTGCTGTGCGAAGGGGACCCGAGATTCTTGTTCTGTGAAAATGAGACGAATGTCAAGCGCTTGTATAACGTCGAAGGCCGCGGCTATTTTAAAGATGGCATCAACGAGTACGTCGTGCATGGCAACCTGGCGGCGGTGAATCCGGCGCAAATCGGCACAAAGGCGGCGGCGCATTATCGCCGCGAAATTCCCGCCGGCAAATCAGCAACGCTGCGCCTGCGTTTGAGCAACGTCGCGATCATGGCGGACCAGGCGTTTGCTGATTTTGATCAGACCTTTGCCCAACGCCAGAAAGAAGCCGACGAGTTTTACGCGGAGATTCAGGCGCCCATCAAAGAAGCAGACGCCAAAGACGTGCAGCGCCAGGCGTTTGCCGGCATGTTGTGGTCGAAGCAGTTTTATTATTTCGACATTCCGCGATGGTTGAACGGTGATCCGGGACAACCGCCGCCGCCGGAAGGCCGCAAGCACGGCCGCAATCACGAATGGCTGCATCTCAACAATGCCGATATTATTTCGATGCCGGACAAGTGGGAGTATCCGTGGTACGCGGCTTGGGATCTGGCGTTCCACTGCATTCCGCTGGCGATGATCGACGCGGATTTCGCCAAGGAGCAGTTGGTGCTGCTGACGCGCGAGTGGTACATGCATCCCAACGGTCAACTGCCGGCGTATGAATGGGCATTTGGTGACGTCAATCCGCCGGTGCATGCCTGGGCAACGTGGCGTGTCTTTCAGATCGACCGCAAGCGCAACGGCGGCAAGGGCGATCTCGCGTTTCTCGAACGTGTTTTTCAAAAACTGCTGCTCAATTTCACCTGGTGGGTGAATCGCAAGGACGCGGAAGGCCACAACATATTTCAAGGCGGTTTTCTTGGCCTGGATAACATCGGCGTGTTCGACCGCAGCGCCATGCTGCCCACCGGCGGCCACCTCGAGCAAGCGGATGGCACGAGCTGGATGGCGATGTATTCGCTCAACATGATGCGCATTGCGCTGGAGTTGGCGCAGCACAATCACGTCTACGAAGACATGGCGACCAAATTCTTCGAGCATTTTCTCTACATCGCCGGCGCCATGGCGAACATCGGCGGCGATGGCACCGACTTGTGGGATCAGGAAGATGAGTTCTTCTACGATGTGCTGCATTTGCCCAACGATGCCCATGTACCGCTGAAAGTCCGCTCGATGGTGGGTTTGATCCCCCTGTTTGCCGTGGAAACGCTGGAGCCGGAGCTGCTCGACCGAGTGCCCGAGTTCAAGCAACGCCTGGAATGGTTTCTCAATTACCGTCCCGATTTGGCGAGTCTGGTGTCGCGCTGGCATGAGCCGGGACCGGGCGAGCGGCGCTTGCTTTCGTTGCTGCGCGGCCATCGCATGAAGCGCCTGCTCAAGCGCATGCTGGACGAGACCGAGTTCCTGGCGGATTACGGCGTGCGGGCCTTGTCACGGTTTCACGAGGATCACCCTTACGTTTTTCAGGCCAATGGCAATGCGTTCACGGTGAAGTATCAGCCGGCGGAATCCGATTCTGGCTTGTTCGGCGGCAACTCGAACTGGCGCGGCCCGATCTGGATGCCGGTGAATTATCTCATCATAGAGTCACTGCAGAAGTTTCATCATTACTACGGCGATGATTTCAAAGTCGAGTGCCCGACCGGCTCCGGCCGCTTCCTCACGATCAA